One window of Sphingobacteriales bacterium genomic DNA carries:
- a CDS encoding SRPBCC family protein, translating into MNIEINKDAPVKCSKTITINSSVEKVWSILTNIDNWGTWQTDITNPKLNGVLKPGTTFNWKTGGVKILSTIHTVKPNSLFGWTGKAFGTFAIHNFELSRKDDLTSVTVQESMEGFLVKLFKNSFKNNLEKGMNSWLDLLKKECEKQND; encoded by the coding sequence ATGAATATTGAAATCAACAAAGATGCTCCTGTAAAGTGCAGCAAGACAATAACTATAAATTCCAGTGTTGAAAAAGTATGGTCAATATTAACAAATATTGACAACTGGGGCACATGGCAAACAGATATTACAAATCCAAAATTGAATGGAGTTTTAAAGCCTGGAACGACATTTAACTGGAAAACAGGTGGCGTAAAAATTTTATCAACCATTCATACAGTAAAGCCTAATTCACTTTTTGGTTGGACAGGAAAAGCCTTTGGTACTTTTGCTATTCATAATTTTGAGTTAAGCAGAAAAGACGATTTAACATCCGTTACAGTTCAAGAAAGCATGGAAGGTTTTCTTGTAAAACTTTTTAAAAACTCCTTTAAAAACAATCTTGAAAAGGGGATGAATTCCTGGCTTGACTTATTAAAGAAAGAATGTGAAAAACAGAACGACTGA
- the surE gene encoding 5'/3'-nucleotidase SurE, which produces MYKKDRIILVTNDDGITSGGIRALVEVMQEFGTVVVVAPDKPQSAMGHAITIHFPLRLSKVDIFEDVVAYACSGTPVDCVKLAVDKILHRKPDLCVSGINHGANSSINVIYSGTLSAAMEASLEKIPAIGFSLLNYSSKADMNPSKKFVRMIVQNMLTKGVPNFHLLNVNIPNLPENEIKGVKICRQAKAKWEEEFDERKDPQGSTYYWLTGKFVCMDDGTDTDIYALDNGFVSVVPVQHDLTAYQDISFIMDNWGME; this is translated from the coding sequence ATGTATAAAAAAGACAGAATAATTCTGGTTACTAATGATGATGGAATTACTTCGGGAGGCATTCGTGCTTTGGTAGAAGTGATGCAGGAATTTGGAACAGTTGTGGTTGTTGCACCCGATAAACCTCAGTCTGCTATGGGTCATGCAATTACCATTCACTTCCCTTTAAGGTTATCGAAAGTAGATATTTTTGAAGATGTAGTCGCTTATGCCTGTTCCGGTACTCCTGTGGATTGCGTGAAACTGGCAGTAGATAAAATATTACACCGCAAGCCTGATTTATGTGTTTCCGGTATAAATCACGGAGCTAATTCTTCAATCAATGTCATTTATTCGGGGACACTTTCAGCGGCGATGGAAGCTTCGCTGGAAAAAATTCCCGCAATCGGGTTTTCACTTCTGAATTATAGTTCTAAAGCAGATATGAACCCTTCCAAGAAATTTGTGAGGATGATTGTTCAAAATATGCTTACAAAAGGGGTTCCTAATTTTCATTTATTAAATGTCAATATTCCAAATTTGCCTGAAAATGAAATAAAAGGAGTTAAGATTTGCCGGCAGGCAAAAGCGAAGTGGGAAGAAGAGTTTGACGAGCGGAAAGACCCGCAGGGGAGTACCTATTATTGGCTAACCGGAAAATTTGTTTGTATGGATGATGGAACAGATACCGATATTTATGCCCTTGACAATGGGTTTGTTTCTGTGGTTCCCGTGCAGCATGATTTGACGGCTTATCAGGATATCTCATTTATAATGGATAACTGGGGCATGGAATAG
- a CDS encoding VOC family protein: MAVELKNPFTWVEIYVEDMNRAQKFYETVFEIQLTQLPMPEGMGNMQMLSFPWAEGKSNISGALVKMEDMKPGTGGTLVYFACEDCSVEESRVGNANGMVLQPKMSIGDYGFCSIVMDTEGNTIGLHSIK; the protein is encoded by the coding sequence ATGGCTGTAGAACTAAAAAATCCGTTTACCTGGGTAGAAATTTACGTAGAAGACATGAACAGGGCTCAGAAATTTTACGAAACTGTTTTTGAAATTCAACTAACCCAGCTCCCAATGCCTGAAGGCATGGGCAATATGCAAATGTTAAGTTTTCCCTGGGCAGAGGGTAAAAGTAATATCAGCGGAGCATTGGTAAAAATGGAAGATATGAAACCGGGAACCGGTGGAACTTTGGTTTATTTTGCCTGTGAAGATTGTTCAGTTGAAGAAAGCAGAGTGGGAAACGCTAATGGCATGGTTTTACAACCCAAAATGTCAATTGGCGATTATGGTTTTTGTTCAATTGTTATGGATACTGAAGGCAATACAATCGGACTTCATTCAATCAAGTAA